TTCTGGCATGGGCGATGCAATGGTTCGGCGGCGATCCCGGCGTTCCGGTCGTCATCGAGGGCAAGGAGACATTTCCGCTGGTCCCGGTCGCTGTCGGTCTCTATTCGACCTTCTTCAACGTCTTCAATACGGCGCTGCTGTTTCCTTTCGTCAGCGTGTTCGAACGTGTCTTGTCGCGTATTGGCCGCACCGATGCGGAGGATGTGGAAGATTATTCGACGCCGAAATTCCTCGACCGCAGGCTCACAAGCGATTTCGCGCGGGCGGTTCCGGCCGTCCAGCAGGAGACCGCGCGGCATCTGCAGGCCGGCGCGATGTTCCTGGATATTGCCCGGTCTGCCAAGTCGGCGCCATCCGATCCTGGCGAACATTATCTCGCCACCGATATCCTCAGCCGCGACATTCGCGACTACACCGCCTCGCTGATGAAGGAGGATCTTCCTTACGAGCAACTCGATCTGGTTGCCAGCCTGATCGAGGAGGCCGATTTCACCGCTGCATTGACGGAATCGATGCATCAGGTCGCCCGTCGCGTGAAGCGTGAAAAATTCAGCGAGCCCGCGTTGGCGATCGTCAACCAGGCATTGAGCAAGCTCGATGCCTCTTTGCAGGAAATCATGCCCGACTACGGCGTGGTTCGTCCCTCCATGCCGGCCGGCCATGTCAGCCTTCCCACCGTCACCGAACTTCGGGCTCAGACACTGGCGCTTGGCCCGAATGCCGGCGCGGCTGAACGCGGCACGATCCTGGCGCTTCTCGGCTCCGTCGAGCGCGCGGAGATTTTGATCCGCCGCATCGACGAGGAGCGCAAATCCGTGAACCGGCAGAGCGTTCTGTCGCGGGCCTCTCAGAAACGGGAACGGCAGGTCCGTCCTCCGCTGGACGAGGGTGGGTTGAGCCCGATGCCGGCTGAATAACGGCCATTGTCGTTACGATCTGTGCGTGGCATCTTCCCGGCGGAGGATGCCACGTCTCGTTGGATGACGGGCTTTCCGTTTGCTGTGTAAGTCTGTCTTCCCGACGGAGGCTCGAATGAGTGTTGGCCTGATCGCCCTTCTTGATGATATCGCGGCATTGGCCAAAGTGGCTGCGGCGTCGCTCGACGACATTGCCGGCCAGGCGGCCAAGGCGGGCGCGAAAGCGGCTGGTGTCGTCATTGACGATGCGGCGGTCACGCCGCGTTACGTCACCGGATTTTCGGCAGCGCGCGAACTGCCGATCATCGGCAGGATCGCGCTCGGCTCGCTGAAGAACAAGCTGCTGATCCTGCTTCCCGCAGCGCTTATCCTGAGTCTTGTCGCCCCGCAGGCGATCACGCCGCTGCTGATGATCGGCGGGCTTTACCTCTGCTACGAAGGCGTGGAAAAAGTCTACGGGCTGGTGCTGCCGCATGCGGCCCACGCCCATGAATCGGCACTCGAGGCGACGAGCCTCGATGCCAAATCGATAGAAGACGAGAAGGTTGCCGGCGCAATCAAG
The Rhizobium leguminosarum DNA segment above includes these coding regions:
- a CDS encoding Na/Pi cotransporter family protein, whose protein sequence is MNIDIFKDILVPVIGGLGIFMLGLEFMSNGIQALSVNKMRAFLARAAGTPIKGVIAGTLITGVIQSSTAMTVMVVGLVNAGVVGLRPAISVIMGANIGTTLGNGLIALPLGPLGLIFAGVFSLVYCFAKSERVRNVALACMGFALIFYGLNLMTGGLRPLRNIPEVMDVLSTLTADSYYNLIKCVLIAAGVTAMIHSSSATIGIVMGLGAAGVLDWTTAVAFSLGADLGTTITSWIASINLSKNAKRAAYAHMSFNIIGVCITVPLFFVSIDVLAWAMQWFGGDPGVPVVIEGKETFPLVPVAVGLYSTFFNVFNTALLFPFVSVFERVLSRIGRTDAEDVEDYSTPKFLDRRLTSDFARAVPAVQQETARHLQAGAMFLDIARSAKSAPSDPGEHYLATDILSRDIRDYTASLMKEDLPYEQLDLVASLIEEADFTAALTESMHQVARRVKREKFSEPALAIVNQALSKLDASLQEIMPDYGVVRPSMPAGHVSLPTVTELRAQTLALGPNAGAAERGTILALLGSVERAEILIRRIDEERKSVNRQSVLSRASQKRERQVRPPLDEGGLSPMPAE